GACGCGCCGCCGCCGCGGTCGGTGAGCTCGGTGAGCCGGTCCTTGTACCGCCTGCGGTCCTTGCCGGTGACGAACGGCCGCAGCTTGCCGGTGGCCGCGCACATCACGAGGGCCGCCTCGCTCTCGGACACCTCCGTGATCGACTGGGGACCGCGCAGCACCGTACCCGCCTCCGCCTGCAGCGCCTCCGCGTATCCGGCGCGCTCCAGCTCCCAGTGCCGGACAGGGAAGACGCCGAGGACACGGCGGCGCTCCAGGCGCAGATAGCCGTGGGCGGTGAGCTGGTCGCGGACCTCGTTCAGGGTGTTGCCGGAGCGGTGTGTCATCCATCCGCGCCACTTGCGCGGCCGGGACTCCTCGATGAGCTCGACGAGTGCGTCGAGCACCGTGTCGCCCGTGCGCGCGCCGGTCACCGGGGTGACGATGCCGTCCGTCTCGACGATCACGCCGCGCTGGGCGAGCTCGGCCAGCGCTCCGGCGCGGACGACCAG
The window above is part of the Streptomyces venezuelae genome. Proteins encoded here:
- a CDS encoding GOLPH3/VPS74 family protein, whose protein sequence is MDADRGGAVHYGTLSLPAKLLLLAWNGERGKFTGGPDLHLVVRAGALAELAQRGVIVETDGIVTPVTGARTGDTVLDALVELIEESRPRKWRGWMTHRSGNTLNEVRDQLTAHGYLRLERRRVLGVFPVRHWELERAGYAEALQAEAGTVLRGPQSITEVSESEAALVMCAATGKLRPFVTGKDRRRYKDRLTELTDRGGGASLDVTRQMRALRKALASAITAAEAARSSSGGGGD